From Drosophila suzukii chromosome 2R, CBGP_Dsuzu_IsoJpt1.0, whole genome shotgun sequence, a single genomic window includes:
- the LOC108019618 gene encoding uncharacterized protein, whose translation MSSFLGVAISLALLSLVVGQATNVSQSMDLYILQNQRQYDAKIKQLEDQLANFRILFNKRIEALTVQADSMQLKLEQASAHLDPITLIDSWSKQCVQNYSGTIPTVSAARTSITNCAENINGVLNSPESTYNTLNSYYKNNLKNGLAQCVKLHPTAQLNYTLCVTKVIGDANKYTVTSQNNFNNYLKSSECTAENRVRSSWQCSFGQVYSITSRVEVALQLIDTCIANRLVCGSITCSVDKPSCPNVANVTLAEINPQNDTIRNPFTFVTNSMNCVEFRLNR comes from the exons ATGTCGAGCTTTTTAGGTGTAGCAATCAGTTTGGCTCTTTTGAGCTTGGTGGTGGGTCAGGCGACGAATGTCTCCCAATCCATGGACCTCTATATACTGCAGAACCAGCGACAGTACGATGCGAAGATCAAACAACTGGAAGATCAATTGGCCAACTTTAGGATTCTTTTCAACAAGCGAATCGAGGCACTAACAGTTCAGGCGGATTCGATGCAGTTAAAACTGGAGCAAGCCTCCGCGCACCTGGATCCCATCACCCTGATCGATTCCTGGAGCAAACAGTGCGTTCAAAACTATAGCGGCACCATCCCAACAGTGAGCGCCGCCAGAACCTCGATTACCAACTGTGCGGAAAACATCAATGGGGTCTTAAACTCTCCTGAGAGTACCTACAACACACTAAACAGTTACTATAAGAATAATTTGAAAAACGGACTGGCGCAATGTGTAAAGCTTCATCCCACTGCTCAGCTAAACTACACGCTCTGTGTGACCAAGGTG ATTGGCGATGCCAACAAGTACACGGTGACCAGCCAGAATAACTTCAAtaactaccttaaaagttccGAGTGTACAGCCGAGAACCGAGTGCGTAGTTCCTGGCAGTGCTCCTTTGGACAGGTGTACTCCATTACCTCCAGAGTGGAAGTTGCCTTGCAACTCATCGACACCTGCATTGCCAACAGACTGGTGTGCGGCTCTATCACCTGCTCCGTTGACAAGCCCTCGTGCCCGAATGTCGCAAACGTAACTCTGGCTGAGATCAATCCCCAAAACGATACTATTCGGAACCCTTTCACCTTTGTCACAAACAGTATGAACTGTGTTGAGTTCAGGTTGAACAGATAA
- the LOC108019619 gene encoding uncharacterized protein, with protein sequence MPLRKKEDYIPIKCEGWNGKFEYPDGAVNNVSKIRRQNQNVTNTNNFYGFSSEPIVLPTEWDGTFVKSGETRIKQERNRSDDQDYFDYNTQATVLPPTWSGEFVTDPTDVRIKPERNFSDARDYAEAARFKLVQH encoded by the coding sequence ATGCCGCTGCGCAAGAAAGAGGACTATATCCCCATCAAGTGTGAGGGCTGGAACGGAAAGTTCGAGTATCCGGACGGAGCCGTCAACAATGTGTCGAAGATCCGTCGCCAGAACCAGAACGTGACCAACACCAACAACTTCTACGGCTTCAGCTCGGAGCCCATTGTCCTGCCCACCGAGTGGGACGGGACCTTTGTGAAGAGTGGCGAGACCCGTATCAAACAGGAGCGCAATCGATCCGATGACCAGGACTACTTTGACTACAACACGCAAGCCACTGTACTCCCGCCCACCTGGAGCGGCGAGTTCGTCACCGATCCCACCGATGTGCGCATCAAGCCGGAGCGGAACTTCTCCGATGCCAGGGACTATGCGGAGGCAGCCCGCTTCAAGTTGGTCCAGCACTGA